A window of the Streptomyces sp. NBC_00250 genome harbors these coding sequences:
- a CDS encoding type B 50S ribosomal protein L31 yields the protein MQQDKQPEYGPVVFRDRTAGYAFLTRSTATSDRTIEWDDGNTYPVIDVEISSESHPFYTGTARTVDSEGRIAKFERRFGEET from the coding sequence GTGCAGCAGGACAAGCAGCCCGAGTACGGCCCGGTGGTCTTCCGTGACCGCACGGCCGGGTACGCCTTTCTGACCCGGTCCACCGCGACCAGCGACCGGACCATCGAGTGGGACGACGGCAACACGTACCCCGTGATCGACGTCGAGATCTCCTCCGAGAGCCACCCCTTCTACACGGGCACGGCACGGACGGTGGACTCCGAGGGCCGGATCGCCAAGTTCGAGCGGCGCTTCGGCGAGGAGACCTGA